The nucleotide sequence TCCAGTTGACTATCCTATCCTCGACCTGATTTTATATGGCATCTTTGACGCTAAAATGCCTCATCCTGAAATAGCAAGGCAGCTAAATGTTCCCATAGATCTGGTTAAAAAAGTGGAAACCTTGTTTATATCTTCCGCTCATAAAAGGATGCTTCCAGCAACAGTGAGGCAACTGGTTTCATAAACCCTTTCCGTAGAGGGTTTGAATGCCTATTATGAACTGAAATTGGAGGAGAAATTCGAGAAGTTATAAATGTAAGGCATCTTTAGATTCATTGGCAGATTGTTTTGTAAACCAACCGTACGTTTGGCTTTCCAAACAAGTATGAAATGAAGAAGGGTAGTTGATTTCCTTAGATCCTAGTAGGGCTTTGGCGAAGTAGATGCGCAAAATCTTGTTAAGGGAAAGAGAAGCAAGAGGAAAAATGGGTGGGGAATTTTTATCTGGAATCCGATTGTTCTAAAAATTTGTAGTTTATAGTTTAAATGAAGCCTGTAGTGTGAAAATCGCTTGGAGAAAGGGTGATGGAGAACAAACAAGAAGTTAGCGTGGAACGGCACTGGTTAGAGCTTTTACGCTTAGGAATAGTTGGCTTAGCGATTTTAATATCGTGGTCCGGCATCTGGCGAATTGTTTTCTCTTTCAATTATGTTGCCTTGTTAACAATAATTCTTGGAGGTTTTCCAATTTACAAGTTGGCGTACTCATCGCTTAGGGCAAAATCTGTCACAGTTGAGGTAGCTATGACTATTGGTATTATCACTTCTTTTGCGATTGGCGAATTTCTTGCGGCTATGGTGATTGTCTTCTTCACTCTTTTCGCCGAATTTTTAGAGGATTTCACCTTAGATAGGGGGAGAGCAGCGATACGTGAGCTCCTTAAGATTTCACCTGAGAAAGCGGTTGTTAAACGCGGGGATGGAGAAATCGAGGTTAACGTGGGTGAGGTTAAATTTGGAGACATAGTTTTGGTGAAGCCTGGGGAGAAGATTCCAGTTGATGGCATCATAGTCGCTGGTAAAGCAACTATTAATCAAGCTCCAATTACCGGTGAATCTATGCCAGTAGAGAAAGGTGTTGGAGACGAAGTTTTTGCGGGTACAGTTGATGAAGTGGGAGTTCTTGAAGTTAAGGCAACCCGAGTTGGCAAGGATACAACTTTGGAACGAATAATTGAACTCGTTGAAAAGGCGGAGAGTGCAAAAGCACCGGTTCAAAAGTTTGCTGATCGGTTTGCTGCTAGATTTGTCCCGGTTGTTTTAGGCACTGCTTTTGTCACGTTTTTGATCACTAGAAACATCATTTCTGCTATTGCGGTCGTCGTGGTTGCTTGTCCTTGCGCTGTTGCACTTGCAACACCATTGGCGGTGATGGCGAGTATTGGAAAGGCGGCGAAAAAGGGGATCATTATCAAGGGGGGTGTCTATTTAGAGGAATTGAGCCGAGTTGACACAATTGTAGTAGACAAGACGGGGACATTAACGCTGGGAGAACCGCAGATCACTGACATAAAAGGATTTGAAA is from Candidatus Bathyarchaeota archaeon and encodes:
- a CDS encoding cation-translocating P-type ATPase, encoding MENKQEVSVERHWLELLRLGIVGLAILISWSGIWRIVFSFNYVALLTIILGGFPIYKLAYSSLRAKSVTVEVAMTIGIITSFAIGEFLAAMVIVFFTLFAEFLEDFTLDRGRAAIRELLKISPEKAVVKRGDGEIEVNVGEVKFGDIVLVKPGEKIPVDGIIVAGKATINQAPITGESMPVEKGVGDEVFAGTVDEVGVLEVKATRVGKDTTLERIIELVEKAESAKAPVQKFADRFAARFVPVVLGTAFVTFLITRNIISAIAVVVVACPCAVALATPLAVMASIGKAAKKGIIIKGGVYLEELSRVDTIVVDKTGTLTLGEPQITDIKGFEKHGEKDIVSLAAITEKHSPHPLARAIMRKAEEYGLKVPEHEACQIIPGKGVICEYNNMNILMGSREFLREKNIA